A genome region from Glutamicibacter arilaitensis Re117 includes the following:
- a CDS encoding DUF7218 family protein, whose protein sequence is MAGKDSSRIKDEELYEELRDEGNSKQKSARIANAAARDGRSAVGKRGGKAGDYEDWSVQQLRDRAREIGVEGRSKMRKAELIKALRNS, encoded by the coding sequence ATGGCAGGCAAGGACAGCAGCCGGATCAAGGACGAAGAACTCTACGAGGAACTGCGCGATGAGGGGAACTCCAAGCAGAAGTCCGCACGCATCGCCAATGCCGCTGCCCGCGATGGCCGTTCGGCCGTGGGAAAGCGCGGGGGCAAAGCCGGGGACTACGAGGACTGGAGCGTGCAGCAGCTGCGAGATCGGGCCAGGGAAATCGGTGTCGAAGGCCGATCCAAGATGCGCAAGGCAGAGCTGATCAAGGCCCTGCGGAATTCATAA
- a CDS encoding ATP dependent DNA ligase, with amino-acid sequence MERTRSTPKRVFWRSAKRSSAYELGGRSGSWIKIKHQRHQEVVVIGWRAGQGSRTRTLASLLLAVPGEDGLEYAGRVGTGFSDAQLASIRERLGKIERQTPPAKNVPAAHQRDAHWVDPEYVAQVRYSELTGERLLRHPVWRGWRDDKQPDQVRWEAEDLAEGPDSK; translated from the coding sequence GTGGAGCGCACGCGCAGCACGCCCAAGCGCGTCTTCTGGCGCAGCGCGAAACGCAGCTCCGCCTACGAATTGGGAGGGCGCAGCGGCAGCTGGATCAAGATCAAGCACCAGCGGCACCAGGAAGTGGTGGTGATCGGCTGGCGGGCAGGCCAGGGATCGCGCACCCGCACCCTGGCCTCGTTGCTGCTGGCCGTACCGGGCGAGGACGGCTTGGAATACGCCGGCCGGGTGGGCACAGGATTCAGCGATGCGCAGCTGGCAAGCATCCGCGAGCGGCTGGGGAAGATCGAACGCCAAACTCCACCGGCCAAGAACGTGCCTGCGGCGCATCAGCGCGATGCCCACTGGGTCGACCCCGAGTACGTGGCCCAGGTGCGCTACAGCGAGCTGACCGGCGAGCGCCTGCTGCGCCATCCGGTCTGGCGTGGCTGGCGCGATGACAAGCAACCGGATCAAGTCCGCTGGGAAGCGGAGGATCTGGCCGAAGGACCCGATTCAAAGTAA
- a CDS encoding Ku family protein, which translates to MGVLRVRSTVIVLQAVMWADELRDAQQVAPEKAPKISAQELKMSATLVQQYSGDFTPQDFEDDYQVQLQALIEAKIEQGEDLDTEATFGAGESEEGSGDVIDLMEALKRSIGGRKAKSSSRAGQSGESAKPAEKKPVAKKETGAKKPAAKKKQAAKKKTAKEASSSPSKKKASGSGTKSA; encoded by the coding sequence TTGGGCGTGCTGCGCGTGCGCTCCACGGTGATCGTGCTGCAGGCGGTGATGTGGGCCGATGAGCTGCGCGATGCACAGCAGGTGGCCCCGGAGAAAGCCCCGAAGATCAGCGCCCAGGAACTGAAGATGTCCGCAACCCTGGTCCAGCAGTACAGCGGGGACTTCACTCCGCAGGACTTCGAGGATGACTACCAGGTGCAGCTGCAGGCCCTGATCGAGGCGAAGATCGAGCAGGGCGAGGATCTGGATACCGAGGCCACTTTCGGAGCTGGTGAATCCGAGGAGGGGTCCGGGGATGTCATTGACCTGATGGAAGCGCTCAAGCGCAGCATCGGCGGGCGCAAGGCAAAGTCCTCCAGCCGGGCCGGCCAGTCCGGGGAGAGCGCAAAGCCTGCGGAAAAGAAACCTGTGGCCAAGAAGGAGACCGGGGCAAAGAAGCCGGCCGCGAAGAAGAAGCAGGCGGCCAAGAAGAAAACCGCGAAGGAGGCCTCCTCCTCGCCGAGCAAGAAGAAGGCCTCCGGTTCCGGGACGAAGAGCGCCTAG
- a CDS encoding NAD-dependent succinate-semialdehyde dehydrogenase — protein MSMYAVTNPATGGVEATYPTATDEQIQDAIAKADSAYTQWSLSALDERVALLERVADIYEARAEQLAAIITREMGKPIKQAMGEIGIVAAIYRYYAKNGPKFLADEELEIASGGKALVRKEAVGALLGIMPWNFPYYQVARFVAPNLMNGNTILLKHAPQCPESALAMEEIFKEAAAPAGAYVNIFATNEQVADIIADRRVQGVSLTGSERAGSAVAEIAGRNLKKVVLELGGSDPFLVMDDADIARTAKLGMRARFGNTGQACNAAKRFIIDSSVYEDFSRALVEQVSGIKVGDPTQAETFLGPLSSAAARDGLAAQVQDAIDKGATVLAGGKPVEGDGAFYEPTILAGVTEQMRAFSEELFGPVAVLYKVDSEEEAVALANNTDYGLGASIHTKDLERAERISLQLQSGMVAINEPSASFPELPFGGVKRSGIGRELGKYGMDEFINHKLVKIAGR, from the coding sequence ATGAGCATGTATGCGGTAACCAACCCAGCCACCGGCGGAGTCGAAGCAACCTACCCGACTGCCACCGATGAACAGATCCAAGATGCCATCGCCAAGGCGGATAGCGCCTACACCCAGTGGTCGCTTTCCGCGCTGGATGAACGCGTCGCCCTGCTGGAGCGCGTGGCAGATATCTACGAGGCGCGCGCTGAGCAACTGGCAGCGATCATCACCCGCGAAATGGGCAAGCCCATCAAGCAAGCGATGGGGGAGATCGGCATCGTAGCTGCCATCTACCGCTACTACGCGAAGAACGGACCGAAGTTCCTGGCCGACGAGGAGCTGGAAATCGCCTCGGGCGGCAAGGCGCTGGTGCGCAAGGAAGCGGTGGGTGCGTTGCTTGGCATCATGCCGTGGAACTTCCCGTACTACCAGGTGGCCCGCTTCGTCGCACCCAACTTGATGAACGGCAACACCATCCTGCTCAAGCATGCGCCGCAGTGCCCGGAATCCGCCTTGGCCATGGAGGAGATCTTCAAGGAGGCGGCGGCCCCGGCGGGCGCCTACGTGAACATCTTTGCCACCAACGAGCAGGTTGCAGACATCATCGCCGACCGCCGTGTCCAAGGGGTTTCGCTGACCGGTTCCGAGCGTGCCGGTTCCGCAGTGGCGGAGATTGCCGGACGCAACCTGAAGAAGGTCGTGCTGGAACTGGGTGGCTCGGATCCATTCCTGGTCATGGACGATGCGGATATCGCGCGTACCGCAAAGCTGGGCATGCGCGCCCGCTTCGGCAACACCGGCCAGGCGTGCAATGCGGCCAAGCGCTTCATCATCGATTCCTCGGTCTACGAGGACTTCTCCCGGGCTCTGGTGGAGCAGGTCTCCGGAATCAAGGTGGGAGATCCGACCCAGGCCGAGACTTTCCTGGGCCCGCTGTCTTCAGCCGCCGCTCGCGATGGCTTGGCCGCCCAGGTTCAAGACGCCATCGACAAGGGTGCCACGGTGCTGGCCGGCGGCAAGCCGGTAGAAGGCGACGGTGCGTTCTACGAGCCGACCATCCTGGCCGGAGTAACTGAGCAGATGCGTGCGTTCTCCGAGGAGCTCTTCGGTCCGGTTGCGGTGCTCTACAAGGTGGATTCCGAGGAAGAAGCGGTGGCCTTGGCCAATAACACCGATTACGGTTTGGGCGCTTCGATCCACACCAAGGATCTTGAGCGCGCAGAGCGGATCTCGCTTCAGCTGCAAAGCGGCATGGTGGCCATCAACGAGCCTTCAGCTTCCTTCCCGGAGCTGCCATTCGGCGGGGTGAAGCGCTCGGGCATCGGCCGCGAATTGGGCAAGTACGGCATGGATGAGTTCATCAACCACAAGCTGGTGAAGATCGCCGGCCGCTAG
- a CDS encoding ABC transporter ATP-binding protein has translation MLLKLILKHSKPYMGWIIAVVILQLATTVATLYLPSLNAKIIDVGVVKADIDYIWRTGGLMLVVALIQVATAVAAVYFGAKTAMSVGRDIRQSVFEKVSTFSAQDVNKFGAATLITRGTNDVQQIQMLTLMALNFMITAPIMSIGGVIMAIREDPGLSWLVWVSVPLVLIVVGLLVIKLMPLFRDMQTRIDGINGVLREQITGIRVVRAFVREEHETQRYADANQKLTDLGVKVGNLFVLMFPAITMILHLSTAAVLWFGGHRVDNNQVEVGALTAFLQYLLQILMAVMMGTFMAMMIPRAMVSADRISEVLDSEPSMLDAAERQIALPTPGTVEFKNVSFGYPGAEAPVLNDISFTAKPGQTTAIIGSTGAGKTTLLNLIPRLYDATEGEILIGGVPLAELGRDTISRNISAVPQRPYLFSGTIGSNLRFGAQNATEEELWEALKVAQADGFVAEREGQLDSKISQGGTNVSGGQRQRLCIARALAAKPSTYLFDDSFSALDVNTDARLRAALAEPTKDAAVIIVAQRVSTITGADQILVLDHGEIVARGTHEQLLETSETYQEIVASQLSVEEVA, from the coding sequence ATGCTTCTCAAGCTCATCTTGAAACACTCCAAGCCGTACATGGGGTGGATCATTGCCGTAGTCATTTTGCAGCTGGCCACCACCGTGGCCACGCTGTACCTGCCCAGCCTGAACGCCAAGATCATCGATGTCGGCGTGGTCAAAGCCGATATCGACTACATCTGGCGTACCGGCGGACTGATGCTGGTGGTAGCCCTCATCCAGGTAGCCACCGCGGTAGCAGCCGTCTACTTCGGAGCCAAAACCGCCATGAGCGTGGGACGCGACATCCGCCAGTCGGTCTTCGAAAAGGTCTCGACCTTCTCAGCCCAGGACGTGAACAAGTTCGGCGCCGCTACCTTGATCACCCGCGGCACCAACGACGTGCAGCAGATCCAGATGCTCACCCTGATGGCGCTGAACTTCATGATCACCGCGCCGATCATGTCCATCGGCGGCGTGATCATGGCCATCCGCGAAGATCCCGGACTGTCCTGGCTCGTTTGGGTTTCGGTACCGCTGGTGCTCATTGTCGTGGGCCTGCTGGTCATCAAGCTCATGCCGCTGTTCCGCGATATGCAGACCCGCATCGACGGGATCAACGGCGTGCTGCGCGAGCAGATCACCGGCATCCGCGTGGTGCGCGCCTTCGTGCGCGAAGAGCATGAGACCCAACGCTATGCCGATGCCAACCAGAAACTGACCGACCTCGGTGTCAAGGTCGGCAACCTGTTCGTGCTGATGTTCCCGGCGATCACCATGATCCTGCACCTGTCCACCGCCGCCGTGCTGTGGTTCGGCGGGCACCGGGTGGATAACAACCAGGTGGAGGTCGGCGCGCTGACCGCCTTCCTGCAGTACCTGCTGCAGATCCTGATGGCGGTCATGATGGGTACCTTCATGGCCATGATGATTCCCCGTGCCATGGTTTCGGCCGACCGCATCTCCGAGGTGCTCGACAGCGAGCCGAGCATGCTCGATGCCGCCGAACGGCAGATCGCGCTGCCCACCCCGGGCACCGTGGAATTCAAGAACGTCAGCTTCGGATACCCCGGCGCCGAGGCGCCGGTGCTGAACGATATCTCCTTCACCGCCAAGCCGGGGCAGACCACTGCCATCATCGGCTCCACCGGTGCCGGCAAGACCACCTTGCTGAACCTGATCCCGCGGCTCTATGACGCCACCGAAGGCGAAATCCTGATTGGCGGGGTGCCGCTGGCCGAACTGGGACGCGACACCATTTCGCGCAATATCTCCGCGGTTCCGCAACGCCCCTACCTGTTCTCCGGAACCATCGGCAGCAACCTGCGCTTTGGCGCCCAGAATGCCACCGAGGAGGAGCTGTGGGAGGCGCTGAAGGTAGCGCAGGCCGACGGGTTCGTCGCCGAACGCGAGGGCCAATTGGATTCCAAGATCTCGCAGGGCGGCACCAACGTCTCCGGCGGCCAGCGCCAGCGCTTGTGCATCGCCCGGGCCCTGGCCGCCAAGCCGAGCACCTATCTCTTCGATGATTCCTTCTCGGCACTGGATGTGAACACCGATGCCAGGCTGCGTGCGGCCCTGGCCGAACCGACCAAGGACGCCGCGGTGATCATCGTGGCCCAGCGCGTATCGACCATTACCGGTGCGGACCAGATCCTGGTCCTGGACCATGGCGAAATCGTGGCCCGGGGTACCCACGAGCAACTGCTCGAAACCTCGGAAACCTATCAGGAAATCGTGGCATCCCAGCTGAGCGTGGAGGAGGTGGCCTAA
- a CDS encoding DUF4235 domain-containing protein, whose protein sequence is MKLLVKIFGTLVSLGAGWLGAKLVSGIWHKATGEEPPSLANPDKQQQAAAGKVLVFAVISGASASVIQAMAKRWTQKLEAKAGAR, encoded by the coding sequence ATGAAATTGCTGGTAAAGATCTTCGGAACCCTCGTCTCCCTGGGCGCAGGCTGGCTCGGAGCCAAGCTCGTCTCCGGGATATGGCACAAGGCCACAGGAGAAGAACCGCCCTCGCTGGCCAATCCGGACAAGCAGCAGCAGGCCGCTGCGGGCAAGGTCCTGGTCTTCGCGGTGATCTCCGGTGCCAGCGCCTCGGTCATCCAGGCGATGGCCAAGCGCTGGACGCAGAAGCTGGAGGCAAAGGCCGGAGCCCGCTAG
- the bcp gene encoding thioredoxin-dependent thiol peroxidase yields the protein MSENSTVLAAGDQAPDFSLRNADGDTVSLADYAGKNVIVYFYPKAATPGCTIEACDFRDNINSLLGAGYSVLGISPDEPAEIAQFANDESLNFPLLSDPDSKVAKAYGSYGEKSKNGNTFVGTLRSTAVVAPDGTISQIEYGVEARGHVSRLRESLGV from the coding sequence ATGTCGGAAAATTCCACCGTACTTGCCGCAGGGGATCAGGCTCCGGACTTTTCGTTGCGCAACGCCGACGGGGACACCGTTTCCCTGGCAGACTACGCAGGCAAAAATGTCATCGTGTACTTCTACCCGAAGGCTGCCACCCCGGGCTGCACCATTGAGGCCTGCGATTTCCGGGACAACATCAATTCCCTGCTCGGCGCCGGATACTCGGTGCTTGGAATTTCCCCTGACGAGCCCGCAGAGATCGCGCAGTTCGCCAACGATGAATCACTGAACTTCCCGCTGCTTTCCGACCCGGACAGCAAGGTTGCCAAGGCATACGGTTCCTACGGCGAGAAGTCCAAGAATGGCAACACTTTCGTGGGCACCTTGCGATCCACCGCGGTGGTGGCTCCCGATGGCACCATCAGCCAGATTGAATACGGCGTGGAAGCGCGGGGCCACGTGAGCCGCCTGCGTGAATCTTTGGGCGTCTAA
- a CDS encoding alcohol dehydrogenase catalytic domain-containing protein → MKALTWQGKRKIGYSDVPDPVIQDPGDIIIKVTSTAICGSDLHLYELLGPYMHAGDVLGHETMGIVQEIGSGITNLAVGDRVVIPFNISCGHCWMCEHGLQSQCETTQVRKHGKGAQFFGYSELYGQVPGGQAEYLRVPHADYGAVKVGQELPDHRYLFLSDILPTAWQGVEYANVPENGTLAVYGLGPVGQLAARIGRYLGYEVLGIDPVAERRAMAERHGIKTLNFTKDTVGELRGRTGRGPDSVLDAVGMEAHGSPVSSMFQQATGLLPDKAAQLAMENVSADRTSVLDSAIDAVRRGGTLSISGVYAGAATPMPMLKLFDKQIQIRQGQCNVRSWTEHLLPLAEDPGDPLGLDDLVTHEQPLSAGPQMYETFQKKQDACIKVVLKP, encoded by the coding sequence TTGAAGGCACTGACATGGCAAGGCAAGCGCAAGATCGGCTACAGCGATGTACCGGATCCGGTGATCCAGGACCCGGGAGACATCATCATCAAGGTCACTTCCACCGCCATCTGCGGCTCGGATCTGCATCTCTACGAGCTGCTGGGCCCGTATATGCATGCCGGTGACGTGCTCGGGCACGAAACCATGGGCATCGTGCAGGAGATCGGTTCCGGGATCACCAACTTGGCGGTGGGCGACCGCGTGGTGATTCCGTTCAACATCTCCTGCGGACACTGCTGGATGTGCGAGCACGGGTTGCAGTCCCAGTGTGAAACCACCCAGGTGCGCAAGCATGGCAAGGGTGCGCAGTTCTTCGGCTATTCCGAGCTCTACGGGCAGGTCCCCGGCGGCCAGGCCGAGTACCTGCGCGTGCCGCATGCCGACTACGGGGCGGTGAAGGTCGGCCAGGAGCTGCCGGACCACCGCTACCTGTTCCTCTCGGACATCCTGCCAACTGCATGGCAAGGCGTGGAATACGCCAATGTCCCGGAGAACGGCACTCTGGCGGTGTACGGGCTGGGACCGGTCGGCCAGTTGGCAGCGCGCATCGGACGCTACCTGGGCTACGAAGTGCTGGGCATCGATCCGGTGGCTGAACGCCGGGCCATGGCCGAACGCCACGGCATCAAGACCTTGAACTTCACCAAGGACACCGTGGGCGAATTGCGCGGGCGCACCGGCCGGGGACCTGACTCCGTACTGGATGCGGTGGGCATGGAAGCCCACGGCTCCCCGGTCTCCTCCATGTTCCAGCAGGCCACCGGCCTGCTGCCGGACAAGGCCGCGCAGCTTGCCATGGAAAATGTTTCCGCGGACCGCACCAGCGTGCTGGATTCGGCCATCGACGCGGTGCGCCGAGGCGGGACCCTGTCGATCAGCGGGGTCTATGCAGGCGCCGCCACCCCGATGCCGATGCTCAAGCTCTTCGACAAGCAGATCCAGATCCGCCAGGGCCAGTGCAACGTCCGTTCTTGGACCGAGCACCTGCTGCCGCTGGCCGAGGATCCCGGCGACCCGCTGGGCTTGGATGACCTGGTCACCCACGAGCAACCGCTTTCGGCCGGTCCGCAGATGTACGAGACTTTCCAGAAGAAGCAGGATGCCTGCATCAAGGTGGTACTCAAGCCTTGA
- a CDS encoding amidohydrolase, with the protein MHIATLLGAARLLSEHKDAWTGTHIAIFQPPEETAAGAKAMMADGLVEKIPKPAVALAQHVMPVEAGKIGTTAGPLLSAGDSLRITVYGRGAHGSMPHNSVDPVVLASSIVLKLQTIVSRETRPGQFAVLTVGAVNAGSTANIIPDRAQLLLNIRTYDPALRQHVIDSIERIVRGECAAAGSPQEPDFEFYDQFPLTSNDAASNEKVTKAFEEHFAEGQVYQADPATASEDFSTIPDAFGVPYTYWTVGCADPDAYRAAVAEGTVASKIPANHSSFFAPAIHPTLETGTRAQVVAA; encoded by the coding sequence ATGCACATCGCTACCCTCTTGGGCGCAGCGCGCCTGCTCTCCGAACACAAGGACGCCTGGACCGGAACCCATATCGCGATCTTCCAGCCGCCCGAGGAAACCGCCGCAGGAGCCAAGGCAATGATGGCCGACGGACTGGTGGAGAAGATCCCCAAGCCCGCGGTGGCCTTGGCCCAGCACGTGATGCCGGTGGAAGCCGGGAAAATCGGCACCACCGCAGGGCCGCTCCTCTCCGCCGGGGACAGCCTGCGCATCACCGTCTACGGGCGCGGAGCCCACGGCTCGATGCCGCACAACTCCGTGGACCCGGTGGTGCTGGCCTCATCCATCGTGCTCAAGCTGCAGACTATCGTTTCGCGTGAAACCCGCCCTGGGCAGTTCGCCGTGCTCACCGTGGGCGCAGTGAACGCCGGCAGCACCGCGAACATCATCCCGGACCGGGCCCAGCTGCTGCTGAACATCCGCACCTACGATCCGGCATTGCGCCAGCACGTCATCGACTCCATCGAACGCATCGTGCGCGGCGAATGCGCCGCGGCCGGCTCGCCACAGGAACCGGACTTCGAGTTCTACGACCAGTTCCCGCTGACCAGCAATGACGCGGCGTCCAACGAGAAGGTCACCAAGGCCTTTGAAGAGCATTTCGCCGAGGGGCAGGTCTACCAGGCCGACCCGGCCACCGCCTCGGAAGACTTCAGCACCATTCCCGATGCCTTCGGGGTCCCGTACACCTACTGGACGGTGGGCTGCGCGGATCCGGACGCCTACCGGGCGGCGGTCGCCGAGGGCACCGTTGCCTCGAAGATCCCGGCGAACCACTCGTCATTCTTCGCCCCGGCGATCCATCCGACCCTGGAAACCGGAACCCGCGCCCAGGTGGTGGCCGCCTAG
- a CDS encoding SDR family oxidoreductase, producing MAENNSHHSAGQETAPDGASGTGQQERAGKERISPPEQRQPEPGLDQELRPKADHGEHSYKGRDRLTGKRALITGGDSGIGAAVAIAFAREGAKVALAYLPSEQPDADAIAGVLEDAGVEVHLLPGDLRDRNYRDSLIDEAVAALDGLDILVNNAGKQISVESLEDLSDEQIEATFDVNIFAMFALSRAALRVLPEGGSIINTTSIQAFDPSDHLMDYAATKGAISNFTKSLASQAAKKGIRVNAVAPGPIWTPLQPSDGQPIEALPKFGHDTWLGRAGQPVELAPAYVFLASDEASYVVGSTVHVNGGKNQP from the coding sequence ATGGCAGAAAATAATTCCCATCATTCCGCCGGCCAAGAGACGGCCCCGGACGGAGCATCGGGCACCGGGCAGCAAGAGCGCGCCGGCAAGGAACGGATCAGTCCTCCCGAGCAGCGCCAGCCCGAACCGGGCCTGGACCAGGAATTGCGGCCCAAGGCGGATCACGGCGAGCACAGCTACAAGGGCAGGGACCGGCTGACCGGCAAGCGCGCACTGATCACCGGAGGCGATTCGGGCATCGGGGCTGCGGTGGCCATCGCCTTCGCGAGGGAAGGCGCCAAGGTGGCCTTGGCCTATCTGCCTTCCGAACAGCCTGATGCAGATGCCATCGCCGGGGTCCTGGAAGATGCGGGAGTCGAAGTGCACCTGCTGCCCGGGGACCTGCGCGACCGCAACTACCGCGATTCATTGATTGATGAGGCGGTGGCCGCGCTGGACGGCCTGGACATCCTGGTGAACAATGCCGGCAAGCAGATCAGCGTCGAGTCCTTGGAAGACCTGAGCGATGAACAGATCGAGGCGACCTTCGATGTGAACATCTTCGCGATGTTCGCCCTGAGCCGGGCGGCACTGCGGGTGCTTCCCGAAGGCGGATCCATCATCAACACCACGTCCATCCAGGCTTTTGATCCCTCGGATCATCTGATGGACTATGCCGCGACCAAGGGAGCTATCAGCAACTTCACCAAATCGTTGGCATCCCAGGCAGCGAAGAAGGGCATCCGGGTCAACGCCGTGGCGCCCGGTCCTATTTGGACTCCGCTGCAGCCCTCCGACGGCCAGCCCATCGAGGCGCTGCCGAAGTTCGGCCACGACACCTGGCTGGGCCGGGCCGGGCAGCCGGTGGAACTCGCCCCGGCCTATGTGTTCCTGGCCAGCGACGAGGCATCCTATGTCGTCGGTTCAACGGTGCACGTGAACGGCGGCAAGAACCAGCCGTAG
- a CDS encoding zinc-binding metallopeptidase family protein, which yields MGAVQEIIDSLQEQLPWQSELYQHFHRHPELGLEEHDTSARIASELGALGYEIHKIGGTGIVGVLANGQGPAELARADIHALPVTENTGDWTTHPRSKA from the coding sequence ATGGGTGCCGTACAGGAAATTATCGATTCCCTCCAGGAGCAACTGCCCTGGCAGAGCGAGCTCTACCAGCATTTCCACCGGCATCCCGAGCTGGGACTGGAAGAACATGACACCTCCGCACGGATCGCCTCGGAGCTCGGTGCCCTGGGCTATGAGATCCACAAGATCGGCGGCACCGGAATCGTGGGCGTGCTGGCCAACGGACAAGGACCTGCAGAGCTGGCACGCGCCGACATCCACGCACTGCCGGTCACCGAAAATACCGGGGACTGGACTACTCATCCACGGTCGAAGGCGTGA
- a CDS encoding DUF421 domain-containing protein encodes MDIVIRAAIAFIVLWLVTRAAGRSTLGELSSFELVLFVVMGDLVQQGITMEDRSLLGNLLAAFTMVLLAAILAYANMRWPKIGKLTQGRPIVLIRDGSIDRKALHAERIGLDELSMLARLAGIEDYNSIRLAILEANGKVSFFTHEAQSQQ; translated from the coding sequence ATGGATATTGTCATCCGCGCTGCGATCGCATTCATTGTGCTGTGGCTGGTGACCCGCGCCGCGGGCCGCTCCACCTTGGGCGAGCTGTCCTCATTCGAACTGGTGCTCTTCGTGGTCATGGGCGATCTGGTGCAGCAAGGCATCACCATGGAGGACCGCTCGCTGCTGGGCAACCTGCTGGCCGCATTCACCATGGTGCTGCTGGCGGCCATCCTGGCCTATGCCAACATGCGCTGGCCGAAGATCGGCAAGTTGACCCAAGGCCGGCCCATCGTGCTGATTCGCGATGGGAGCATCGACCGCAAGGCCCTGCATGCCGAGCGCATCGGACTCGATGAGCTGAGCATGCTTGCCCGGCTGGCCGGCATCGAGGACTACAATTCCATCCGGTTGGCGATCCTGGAAGCAAACGGCAAGGTTTCGTTCTTCACCCACGAGGCGCAATCCCAGCAATGA
- a CDS encoding 4a-hydroxytetrahydrobiopterin dehydratase, protein MSDTDILSNQQLRDYLEELPHWREIPGAIAAVFQTRTSAAAIELFSDIAGAAEMDNHHPDVDWRYNRLFVSTTSHDAGGAITARDIALASKISERAEALGAKPRVDLIGAVEIGIDTDDPAAIAAQWAAGLGYKVQEDGSLADPDHRKPAIWFQQTATPNENRLHLDIWNPYSQSAKVLDALKEQGVAIDEQYAPGFYVATDRQGNRFCLCTEADR, encoded by the coding sequence ATGAGCGACACAGATATTCTCAGCAACCAGCAGCTGCGTGACTACCTGGAGGAGCTGCCGCATTGGCGCGAAATTCCAGGAGCCATCGCGGCCGTGTTCCAGACCAGGACTTCCGCCGCGGCCATTGAGCTGTTCAGCGATATCGCCGGGGCCGCGGAAATGGATAACCACCACCCGGATGTGGACTGGCGCTATAACCGCCTCTTCGTCTCCACGACCTCCCATGATGCCGGTGGAGCCATCACTGCCCGGGATATCGCGCTGGCTTCCAAGATTTCCGAGCGGGCCGAAGCGTTGGGAGCCAAACCGCGGGTGGACCTGATCGGTGCGGTGGAAATCGGCATCGATACCGATGACCCCGCGGCCATTGCCGCGCAATGGGCTGCCGGGCTGGGGTACAAGGTGCAAGAAGATGGCAGCCTGGCGGACCCGGATCACCGGAAGCCGGCCATCTGGTTCCAGCAGACGGCGACCCCGAATGAGAACCGGCTTCACCTGGATATCTGGAACCCCTATTCCCAAAGCGCAAAGGTGCTGGACGCGCTCAAGGAGCAGGGCGTCGCGATCGATGAGCAGTATGCGCCGGGCTTCTACGTGGCCACGGACCGGCAAGGGAACCGCTTTTGCCTCTGCACCGAAGCGGACCGCTGA
- a CDS encoding cysteine hydrolase family protein, with the protein MSQTSSTSDFSNPALLLIDLQVGFFDDPALARSRKQVAANCNRLAAAANAAGIPVISVRTVHKEDRSTWTLKMLEDGQGYLFEGTSSAAYLPELLLDGAIEVIKRRERAFWNTGLGDLLLVRRANSLVIAGVSSDTCISATAADAFAANLPVAVARDATASGDPDFESSTLEFMRKQHRQKLLETNHIISQWKSEKE; encoded by the coding sequence TTGAGCCAGACATCTTCCACCAGCGACTTCAGCAATCCGGCGCTGCTGCTGATCGACCTGCAAGTCGGCTTCTTCGACGACCCCGCGTTGGCAAGAAGCCGTAAGCAGGTGGCAGCCAACTGCAACCGGCTGGCAGCGGCCGCAAACGCGGCGGGCATTCCGGTGATCAGCGTGCGCACGGTGCACAAGGAAGACAGGTCAACGTGGACCCTGAAGATGCTGGAGGATGGGCAGGGCTACCTGTTCGAGGGAACCAGCAGTGCCGCGTATTTGCCGGAACTGCTGCTGGACGGTGCCATCGAGGTGATCAAGCGCCGGGAGCGCGCCTTTTGGAACACGGGGCTGGGCGATCTGCTGCTGGTCCGGCGGGCCAACTCCCTGGTGATTGCCGGGGTCTCCTCTGATACCTGCATTTCCGCAACGGCAGCGGATGCCTTCGCGGCGAACCTTCCCGTTGCGGTGGCCAGGGATGCAACCGCAAGCGGGGATCCGGATTTCGAATCCTCCACGCTGGAATTCATGCGCAAGCAGCACCGGCAGAAGCTGCTGGAAACCAACCACATAATTTCCCAATGGAAATCGGAAAAGGAGTAA